Proteins encoded in a region of the Elizabethkingia bruuniana genome:
- a CDS encoding VOC family protein, which translates to MRITSIDHIVLTVADIEKAVQFYTEVLGFELVTFGDNRKALRFGNQKINLHQKGHEFEPKALHPTSGSADICFITETNVEDVLKELQTKNIQITEGIVERTGSLGKIRSVYLRDPDNNLIELSNYIG; encoded by the coding sequence ATGAGGATAACCAGCATTGATCATATTGTATTAACAGTTGCTGACATAGAAAAAGCTGTACAGTTTTATACTGAGGTTTTAGGCTTTGAATTAGTCACTTTCGGGGACAACAGAAAAGCACTTCGTTTTGGAAACCAGAAAATAAATTTACACCAGAAAGGGCACGAATTTGAACCTAAAGCCCTGCACCCTACATCTGGTTCAGCAGATATATGTTTTATTACAGAAACCAATGTAGAGGATGTTTTAAAAGAACTTCAGACTAAGAATATTCAAATCACTGAAGGTATTGTTGAACGCACTGGTTCCCTTGGAAAAATACGTTCAGTTTATTTAAGAGATCCTGATAATAACCTCATCGAACTAAGTAACTACATCGGATAA
- the hemE gene encoding uroporphyrinogen decarboxylase translates to MIKNDLYLRALKGETVERPPVWMMRQAGRYLPEFIALRDKYDFFTRCQTPELAAEITVQPIRRFPLDAAILFSDILVVPQAMGIDFKMKENVGPWLDNPIRTKEAVEQIVVPDVDDTLSYVFDAITLTLEHLDNEIPLIGFAGSPWTILCYCVEGKGSKAFDIAKSFCFQQPEAAHQLLQKITDTTIAYLKRKVEKGVSAVQVFDSWGGMLSPTDYQEFSWKYINQIVEALSPLTEVVVFAKGCWYALEDMAKSKASALGVDWTVTPEIARKLTGRNITLQGNFDPARLHSSPETIRKMVHEMIDRFGKDKYIANLGHGILPNIPVENAEAFIRAVVEYKA, encoded by the coding sequence ATGATTAAGAACGACTTATACTTAAGAGCCCTAAAAGGTGAAACTGTTGAAAGACCTCCGGTATGGATGATGAGACAAGCGGGAAGATATCTTCCTGAGTTTATTGCTCTTCGCGATAAATATGATTTCTTCACCCGTTGTCAGACTCCTGAGCTGGCTGCTGAAATTACAGTACAGCCTATCAGAAGATTTCCGTTGGATGCAGCAATCCTGTTCTCTGATATTTTAGTTGTTCCTCAGGCAATGGGTATCGATTTCAAAATGAAAGAGAATGTTGGCCCTTGGCTGGACAATCCTATACGTACAAAAGAGGCTGTAGAACAAATTGTAGTTCCGGATGTAGACGATACATTATCCTATGTTTTTGATGCTATTACCTTAACATTGGAACATCTTGATAATGAAATTCCTTTAATTGGTTTTGCCGGCAGCCCATGGACAATCCTGTGTTACTGTGTAGAAGGTAAGGGAAGTAAGGCTTTTGATATTGCTAAATCTTTCTGCTTCCAACAGCCAGAAGCTGCACACCAACTTTTACAGAAAATAACTGATACTACAATTGCTTACCTGAAAAGAAAAGTAGAAAAAGGAGTTTCTGCGGTACAGGTTTTCGACTCTTGGGGAGGAATGCTTTCGCCTACAGATTATCAGGAATTCTCATGGAAATATATCAACCAGATTGTGGAAGCTTTAAGTCCACTAACTGAAGTTGTTGTATTTGCTAAAGGATGTTGGTATGCACTGGAGGATATGGCCAAATCTAAAGCTTCAGCCCTTGGTGTAGACTGGACAGTAACTCCTGAAATTGCAAGAAAGTTAACTGGCAGAAATATTACACTTCAAGGTAATTTCGATCCGGCAAGATTACATTCTTCACCAGAAACGATCCGCAAAATGGTTCATGAGATGATTGACCGTTTCGGAAAAGATAAATACATTGCTAATCTTGGACACGGAATTCTGCCTAATATCCCGGTAGAAAATGCTGAAGCCTTCATCAGAGCTGTTGTAGAATATAAAGCGTAG
- the mnmA gene encoding tRNA 2-thiouridine(34) synthase MnmA — MKIVVGLSGGVDSSVAAYLLKQQGHDVVGLFMRNWNDASVTLEDECPWIEDSNDALMVAQKLGIPFQVIDMSELYKERIVDYMFEEYEKGRTPNPDVLCNREVKFDAFMDVALSLGAEKVATGHYAQLSSIEKEGETIYRLLAGNDNNKDQSYFLCQLSQDQLSKALFPIGHLTKPQVREIAKEIGLVTADKKDSQGLCFIGKVSLPEFLKQQLQPKEGEIVEIFRDFSGFNQSQPEFQSKQEELEYFSSKIKYQKSDGKVIGKHQGAQYYTIGQSKGLGIGGHKESCFVISRDMENNILFVGESHSFPGLYKKALKINNDEVKWIRKDLQLQNGESREVMARIRYRQPLQKATIYQFEDAFYIEFEEPQSAIAEGQFAAWYDGEETLGSGVIS, encoded by the coding sequence ATGAAAATTGTAGTCGGACTATCCGGAGGAGTAGACTCCAGTGTAGCAGCTTATTTACTAAAACAACAGGGACATGATGTTGTTGGACTTTTCATGCGTAACTGGAACGATGCTTCGGTTACTCTGGAAGATGAATGTCCATGGATAGAAGATAGTAATGATGCACTAATGGTTGCCCAAAAGTTGGGTATTCCGTTCCAGGTAATCGATATGAGCGAGCTTTATAAGGAGCGTATTGTAGATTACATGTTCGAAGAATATGAAAAAGGACGTACGCCCAATCCGGATGTTCTGTGTAACCGTGAAGTAAAGTTTGATGCCTTCATGGATGTTGCTCTTTCTCTGGGTGCTGAAAAAGTGGCTACGGGCCATTATGCGCAGCTTTCTTCTATAGAAAAGGAAGGTGAAACAATTTACCGCTTGTTAGCCGGTAACGATAATAATAAAGATCAGTCTTATTTTCTTTGTCAGCTAAGTCAGGATCAGCTTTCCAAAGCTCTGTTTCCGATTGGTCATTTAACAAAACCACAGGTAAGAGAAATTGCAAAAGAAATCGGTTTGGTAACCGCTGATAAAAAAGATTCCCAAGGACTTTGTTTTATTGGAAAAGTAAGTCTTCCTGAGTTTTTGAAACAACAGTTACAGCCAAAAGAAGGTGAAATTGTAGAAATATTCAGAGACTTCTCAGGATTTAATCAGTCTCAGCCTGAGTTCCAATCAAAACAAGAAGAACTGGAATATTTTTCTTCAAAAATCAAATATCAGAAAAGTGACGGAAAAGTCATTGGAAAACACCAGGGTGCTCAGTATTACACAATTGGTCAAAGTAAAGGTCTTGGTATTGGCGGTCATAAAGAATCTTGCTTTGTGATCTCCCGTGATATGGAAAATAATATACTCTTTGTAGGAGAAAGCCACAGCTTCCCGGGATTGTATAAAAAAGCTCTGAAAATAAATAATGACGAGGTAAAATGGATTCGCAAAGATCTGCAATTACAAAACGGTGAAAGCCGCGAAGTAATGGCCAGAATCCGTTACAGACAGCCTTTACAGAAAGCTACAATCTACCAGTTTGAAGATGCTTTCTATATAGAATTTGAAGAACCTCAGTCAGCGATTGCTGAAGGACAGTTTGCGGCTTGGTATGACGGAGAAGAAACGCTTGGAAGCGGTGTGATCTCTTAA
- a CDS encoding DUF5689 domain-containing protein, whose product MKTIKYLFFAICMLVLHVSCERDYTPPPLNEAKYTGPLDNISIAQLKQRFTNITTPQLIEDNLVIKGIVTGNDESGNIYKQIFVQDASGGIYLGVDQNSIYASYQVGQEVYIQLKDLFMVKYGGELQIGMGSTNANRISWEMFKAKAFRNSWPNVANATPQVVELNKLTSDMVYKLVEIRGVYFVKGGKNAFTTGDAITSEQVKDASGTTLDVRTSNFSDFAKDILPVGKGTLVGMLGRYNGTWQLTLRTKADVKNFDGKPIEPEKPQTGSFFKETFGTGTYPSGNRPKISEFKDFDMKAPVVYTDDSGVADIRSVSGDNGAHIWLPATKDVIIKVTGINTQNKGDVSLSFQLAANLFDAGSAANINNIQLKVNGVIVALPNQPLTNAGGDNSKFYTVTIPGIAQAANLTLEFISAADSNKVGFRLDNIELTGGSSNGGNPGGPIIVTPTK is encoded by the coding sequence ATGAAAACAATAAAATACTTGTTTTTTGCAATATGTATGCTGGTGCTCCATGTATCATGTGAGCGTGATTATACACCACCACCACTTAATGAAGCAAAATATACAGGACCTTTAGATAATATCTCCATTGCACAACTAAAGCAACGTTTTACCAATATTACAACTCCTCAACTTATAGAAGATAATCTTGTTATCAAAGGGATTGTTACGGGGAACGATGAGTCAGGAAATATATATAAGCAGATTTTTGTACAGGATGCTTCCGGTGGTATTTATCTGGGAGTAGACCAGAATTCTATATATGCCAGCTACCAGGTAGGTCAGGAAGTCTACATTCAGCTGAAAGATTTGTTTATGGTTAAATACGGTGGTGAACTGCAAATAGGGATGGGATCTACTAATGCAAACCGTATCAGTTGGGAAATGTTTAAAGCGAAAGCATTCCGTAATTCCTGGCCAAATGTAGCAAATGCAACACCACAGGTAGTAGAACTGAATAAACTAACCAGTGATATGGTATATAAACTTGTTGAAATAAGAGGTGTATACTTTGTGAAAGGGGGTAAAAATGCATTTACAACCGGAGATGCTATTACAAGTGAGCAGGTAAAAGATGCATCCGGAACAACATTGGATGTACGTACAAGTAATTTCTCTGATTTTGCAAAAGATATACTTCCGGTAGGTAAAGGAACACTTGTCGGGATGCTGGGACGTTATAACGGAACATGGCAGCTGACACTGCGTACAAAAGCAGATGTTAAAAATTTCGATGGCAAGCCTATTGAGCCGGAAAAGCCTCAAACAGGATCATTCTTTAAAGAAACATTTGGTACAGGAACATACCCATCCGGAAACAGACCAAAAATCAGTGAGTTCAAGGACTTTGATATGAAGGCGCCTGTTGTTTATACAGATGATTCCGGTGTAGCAGATATTCGTAGTGTATCTGGGGATAATGGTGCACATATATGGCTTCCGGCAACTAAGGATGTTATAATTAAAGTAACGGGAATAAATACTCAGAATAAAGGTGATGTAAGCTTGAGTTTCCAGCTGGCAGCTAACTTATTCGATGCAGGAAGTGCAGCAAATATCAATAATATTCAGCTAAAAGTAAATGGCGTAATCGTAGCGTTGCCAAATCAGCCGTTGACGAATGCAGGTGGAGATAACAGTAAATTTTATACGGTAACAATCCCGGGAATTGCTCAGGCAGCGAACCTGACACTTGAATTTATTTCTGCAGCAGACTCTAACAAGGTAGGTTTCAGGCTGGATAATATTGAATTAACCGGAGGTTCTTCCAATGGTGGTAATCCAGGCGGACCTATTATTGTAACGCCAACAAAGTAG
- a CDS encoding endonuclease yields the protein MIKTKSYKAALVFLILLVQSNLMTAQQKQYQVYTAAFYNLENLFDTEADPAINDTEFTPAGSNRWTIEKYNKKQANMAKVISRLGKKYSQTGPAFIGLCELENRKVLEDLVAQPALASAGYGIVHYDSPDRRGVDVALLYNPALFKVKDSKTFAYHIKDMPEYRTRDILLVKGELAGEDLHVLVNHWPSRYGGKSSELREHAAAIVRKVVDSLYAADDKAKVVIMGDLNDDPTDKSVRVVLGAKKYQSEVEKGGLFNTMWQHYDRGIGSLGYQGKWNLFDQIIVSEPLLGEDKASLKFWKSEIFNPEFLITQEGRYKGYPFRTFSGNVFQNGFSDHFPTLIYLVKELK from the coding sequence ATGATAAAGACTAAATCGTATAAAGCAGCATTAGTTTTTCTGATTCTTCTGGTGCAGTCAAATCTGATGACTGCTCAGCAAAAACAGTATCAGGTATACACTGCAGCTTTTTATAATCTGGAAAATCTTTTTGATACAGAAGCTGATCCTGCAATCAATGATACAGAGTTTACACCTGCAGGATCTAACAGATGGACTATTGAAAAGTACAATAAAAAGCAGGCAAATATGGCGAAAGTAATTTCGCGTCTGGGTAAAAAGTACAGTCAGACAGGACCTGCTTTTATAGGTCTGTGCGAGTTGGAGAACAGAAAAGTTCTTGAAGATCTTGTAGCACAGCCGGCTTTAGCCTCTGCAGGCTATGGTATTGTTCATTACGATTCCCCGGATCGACGCGGGGTAGATGTTGCTTTATTGTATAATCCTGCATTGTTTAAAGTAAAGGATTCAAAAACATTTGCTTACCATATTAAAGATATGCCAGAGTATAGAACGAGAGATATTCTTCTGGTAAAAGGAGAATTAGCAGGTGAAGATCTGCATGTGCTTGTTAATCACTGGCCATCCCGTTACGGCGGCAAATCTTCTGAACTAAGAGAGCATGCTGCAGCAATAGTGCGTAAAGTAGTCGATTCTTTATATGCAGCGGATGATAAAGCTAAGGTTGTTATTATGGGTGACCTGAATGATGATCCAACAGATAAAAGTGTCCGTGTGGTATTGGGAGCAAAAAAGTACCAGAGTGAAGTAGAAAAAGGCGGGCTTTTTAATACCATGTGGCAGCATTATGATCGAGGCATAGGCTCATTGGGTTATCAGGGAAAATGGAATCTTTTTGATCAAATTATCGTTTCGGAGCCTTTGTTAGGAGAAGATAAAGCATCTCTTAAATTCTGGAAATCTGAAATATTCAATCCCGAATTTCTTATTACTCAGGAAGGACGCTATAAAGGCTATCCGTTCCGCACATTTTCAGGAAATGTATTCCAAAATGGATTTTCAGACCATTTCCCTACGCTTATTTATTTGGTAAAAGAATTAAAGTAG
- the aat gene encoding leucyl/phenylalanyl-tRNA--protein transferase, with translation MYQLDPNDISFPDPALYNPEEGLMAFGGDLSVERIWFAYQLGIFPWFNEGEEILWWCPDPRFVLFPNEIKISKSMRKVFRDETFSFTENQCFIEVIRSCKDIYREDQDGTWITDEMEEAYIELHRLGKAKSIEVWQDEELVGGLYGLDLGNVFCGESMFAKVSNASKAGFIYFAKKYQGTYDVIDCQVYTAHLESLGARMIDKLDYLNFLK, from the coding sequence ATGTATCAGCTAGACCCTAATGATATTTCTTTCCCGGATCCGGCATTATATAATCCGGAAGAAGGGCTTATGGCTTTTGGCGGAGATCTTTCCGTCGAAAGAATCTGGTTTGCCTATCAGCTGGGTATTTTTCCATGGTTTAATGAAGGCGAAGAAATATTGTGGTGGTGCCCGGATCCGCGATTTGTTTTGTTTCCGAATGAAATAAAGATTTCAAAATCTATGCGTAAGGTTTTTCGTGATGAAACATTTTCTTTTACCGAAAATCAGTGTTTCATCGAAGTAATCAGGAGCTGTAAAGATATTTACAGAGAAGATCAGGACGGAACCTGGATAACTGATGAGATGGAGGAAGCTTATATAGAGTTACACAGACTCGGGAAGGCAAAAAGTATTGAGGTCTGGCAGGATGAAGAACTGGTTGGTGGCTTGTATGGGCTTGACCTGGGAAATGTTTTCTGTGGAGAGAGTATGTTTGCGAAAGTAAGTAATGCCTCAAAAGCCGGTTTTATTTATTTCGCAAAAAAATATCAAGGGACGTATGATGTGATAGACTGTCAGGTTTATACGGCTCATTTAGAAAGCCTTGGAGCAAGGATGATAGACAAATTAGACTATTTAAACTTTTTAAAATAA
- a CDS encoding NADPH-dependent FMN reductase: MKPRILAVIGSVRPNSSNQKIVEKIEELLYHDFTFSYFNGLTNLPYFNPDQAFENTPEKVVAFREEIQNTDIVLICTPEYIFSIPGVLKNALEWFVATDIFNQKPVALITASASGEKGQEELHLIMKTLGAKFSEESTLLIPGVKGRFSTDGQLTDPNTIRALQKLSENIKTLL, encoded by the coding sequence ATGAAACCTCGGATTTTAGCTGTTATTGGCAGCGTAAGACCTAATTCTTCAAATCAGAAGATTGTAGAAAAGATTGAAGAATTACTTTATCATGATTTTACATTCTCCTATTTCAATGGATTAACAAATCTTCCCTATTTCAATCCGGATCAGGCTTTTGAAAATACTCCTGAAAAAGTAGTCGCATTCAGGGAAGAAATACAAAATACGGACATTGTTCTGATCTGTACACCGGAATACATTTTCAGTATTCCGGGAGTACTAAAAAATGCATTGGAATGGTTTGTTGCAACAGATATATTCAACCAGAAACCAGTAGCACTCATTACAGCTTCTGCCTCCGGAGAAAAAGGTCAGGAAGAATTACACCTTATTATGAAAACTTTGGGAGCAAAATTTTCTGAGGAATCTACCCTTTTGATTCCTGGAGTAAAAGGCAGATTCAGTACTGATGGACAGCTTACAGATCCCAATACAATCAGGGCTCTTCAGAAATTATCAGAAAATATTAAAACCCTGCTGTAA
- a CDS encoding DUF3127 domain-containing protein, which yields MELIGTVKKLFDVQTFNSGFQKRELILLTQEQYPQPISIEFLSDKIDLLNTISEGEQVKIGINIRGREWQAPDGQIRYFNSITGWRVEKATGDFNEPVQAAPMQANQSTASQDTNVFGNDDDDDLPF from the coding sequence ATGGAATTAATAGGTACAGTAAAGAAATTATTTGATGTTCAGACTTTTAACAGCGGTTTTCAGAAAAGAGAATTGATTCTTCTGACTCAGGAACAATACCCGCAGCCTATAAGTATAGAGTTTTTATCAGATAAAATTGATTTGCTCAATACTATTTCAGAAGGAGAGCAGGTAAAGATCGGAATTAACATTCGTGGTAGAGAATGGCAGGCGCCGGATGGTCAAATCCGTTACTTCAACTCTATTACAGGATGGAGAGTAGAAAAAGCAACAGGTGATTTTAATGAGCCGGTTCAGGCTGCTCCTATGCAGGCTAATCAATCAACTGCAAGTCAGGATACCAATGTATTTGGTAACGATGACGATGATGATTTACCATTCTAA
- a CDS encoding sulfatase-like hydrolase/transferase: MNKFLKLFILFFIPCSLAAQAVKKPSKPNIIFILVDDLGYGDIGILNQNQRKKEGKPYISTPFLDKLAAQGAILTQSYSNAPVCAPSRASLLTGRTQGHSEVRDNQFDKALEDNYTIGNTLQKAGYTTIAIGKWGLQGTDANWSSHPLKRGFDEYYGYIRHSDGHEHYPKEGKYRGKKEVYDNYTNVAEDLDKSYTGDLWTARAKYWITQHNQNQKDKPFFMYLAYDTPHAVIELPTQEYPKGNGLNGGLQWLGKKGQMINTASGEIDSWYAPEYANATYKTADGTEKPWADVNKRYATVIQRLDAQVGDLLQLLKDLKIDQNTLVVFSSDNGPSQESYLKEPYTPEFFDGYGPFDGIKRDLWEGGERMPVFVQWNSKITPGQKIDLPNMLSDWMPTFLDVAGAAAPQRADGISILPILTGRLKQQKDPIVYAEYFEEGHTPNYSDFEAKRHKRIRGQMQLVRFGKYSGVRYNIKDAQDNFEIYNVISDPKQKTDLAASMPSLQQNMKDFVLQNRRPDSSAVRPYDKAYIPGISHKSAKKSIQWYSYQTIALWIPDTNSLKPVSNGSLTTPTIINKSIKGNVITIKGVLNVPQNANYTFYIKAFGKAFLRIHEAALIDADYNYISGTEKSADILLKAGLHPFSLTYKKSEKDIDVKAFIFEWSSKNFNRRAFTPDDFY; encoded by the coding sequence ATGAACAAATTTCTTAAGCTTTTTATTCTGTTTTTTATTCCCTGCAGTCTTGCTGCTCAGGCTGTTAAAAAGCCTTCAAAACCTAATATTATTTTCATTTTAGTAGATGATTTAGGATACGGAGATATTGGTATTTTAAATCAGAACCAGAGAAAAAAGGAAGGAAAACCCTATATATCGACTCCGTTTCTTGACAAACTCGCTGCACAAGGAGCTATACTTACCCAATCCTATAGTAATGCACCTGTTTGTGCCCCTTCACGGGCATCTCTGCTAACAGGTCGTACACAAGGACATTCCGAGGTAAGAGATAATCAATTCGACAAGGCTCTTGAAGACAATTACACGATAGGAAATACCCTGCAGAAAGCTGGATATACAACAATAGCTATAGGAAAATGGGGATTACAGGGAACGGATGCAAACTGGTCCTCACATCCGCTTAAGAGAGGTTTTGATGAATATTACGGGTATATAAGACATTCCGACGGTCACGAGCACTATCCTAAAGAAGGAAAATACAGAGGTAAGAAGGAGGTATATGATAATTATACAAATGTAGCTGAAGATCTGGATAAATCTTACACAGGGGATCTATGGACAGCCCGTGCAAAATATTGGATTACCCAACACAATCAGAATCAAAAAGACAAACCATTCTTCATGTATTTGGCCTATGATACACCTCATGCTGTTATAGAGCTTCCTACGCAGGAATATCCAAAAGGAAACGGCCTAAATGGAGGCTTGCAATGGCTTGGTAAAAAGGGACAAATGATTAATACAGCATCTGGGGAAATAGATTCCTGGTATGCACCCGAATATGCAAATGCTACTTATAAAACAGCTGACGGAACAGAAAAACCATGGGCAGATGTAAACAAGAGATATGCAACGGTAATACAACGTTTAGACGCTCAGGTTGGTGATCTATTACAACTCCTGAAAGATCTGAAAATTGATCAAAATACGCTGGTTGTATTCTCTTCAGACAATGGTCCTTCACAGGAATCTTATTTAAAAGAACCTTATACTCCTGAATTTTTCGATGGTTATGGCCCTTTTGACGGTATAAAAAGAGATTTGTGGGAAGGCGGAGAGCGTATGCCTGTCTTTGTACAATGGAATAGCAAAATCACACCGGGACAGAAAATTGACCTCCCGAATATGCTGTCCGACTGGATGCCTACTTTTTTGGATGTAGCAGGTGCTGCAGCCCCACAGCGCGCAGATGGCATTTCTATTTTACCAATACTTACCGGAAGGCTTAAGCAACAAAAAGATCCTATTGTTTATGCAGAATATTTCGAAGAAGGACATACTCCCAACTATAGTGATTTTGAAGCCAAAAGACATAAAAGAATACGAGGACAAATGCAGTTGGTTCGTTTCGGAAAATACAGTGGTGTACGATACAATATTAAAGATGCGCAAGATAACTTTGAGATTTATAATGTCATTTCCGATCCTAAACAGAAAACAGATTTAGCAGCATCTATGCCTTCGCTGCAACAAAATATGAAAGATTTCGTTCTGCAGAACCGCCGTCCGGATTCTTCCGCCGTCCGTCCATACGATAAAGCATACATCCCTGGAATTTCCCATAAATCAGCAAAAAAAAGCATTCAGTGGTACAGTTATCAGACAATTGCTCTATGGATACCAGATACAAATAGTCTGAAACCCGTAAGTAATGGCAGTCTTACTACTCCCACCATTATAAATAAAAGCATCAAAGGAAATGTTATTACTATAAAAGGAGTTCTTAATGTACCACAAAATGCCAATTACACATTTTACATCAAAGCATTTGGAAAAGCTTTCCTGAGAATACATGAAGCGGCTTTAATCGATGCTGATTACAACTACATTTCCGGAACAGAAAAAAGTGCAGATATTTTGCTAAAAGCAGGTCTCCATCCTTTTTCACTCACTTATAAAAAGTCTGAAAAAGATATAGATGTAAAGGCTTTTATATTTGAATGGAGCAGCAAAAACTTCAATAGAAGAGCTTTCACTCCAGACGATTTCTATTAA
- a CDS encoding clostripain-related cysteine peptidase: MRTIKLIYFFFTLLVVTSCSRDDDSPSGNNAVAARTVMVYMAANNSLASDAYTNLNQMEEGFTGIDGKLIVYARIFGQEPKIYEIVHDTSPDIKSKVLKKYGDHNSSDPAVMKMIFEDMKSLAPANSYGAILWSHATNWVPANLGQLKTRSFGDDNSKSMDVQQLKSALPANLDFLIFDACSMASVEVLYELRNVAPYILASPTEVLSVGMPYHQIGRLLYTPDVKTGLTETAKAYVEYYRQKSGLEQSATFSVVDTKQLPLLAQETKKLLQNNPDVIAKIGRNGVQRLDLDPNTPVSAYDYADMLDKYFPQEQLVSVKSALSKAVVYKANTPNFLGKPINAFSGLSCYIPIESEAYLAPFYKTLSWSQDSAYGMLLRW; encoded by the coding sequence ATGCGTACAATTAAACTTATATATTTTTTCTTTACACTGCTTGTTGTGACAAGCTGTTCAAGAGATGATGACAGTCCTTCGGGTAACAATGCCGTTGCGGCTCGTACTGTAATGGTCTATATGGCTGCTAATAACAGTCTGGCATCGGATGCCTATACCAATCTCAATCAGATGGAAGAGGGCTTTACCGGAATAGACGGAAAATTAATCGTTTATGCCCGCATCTTTGGACAGGAGCCTAAAATATATGAAATTGTCCATGATACAAGTCCTGACATTAAAAGTAAGGTACTGAAGAAATATGGAGATCATAATTCTTCTGATCCTGCGGTAATGAAAATGATATTTGAAGATATGAAAAGCCTGGCTCCCGCAAATTCATACGGAGCCATACTTTGGTCTCATGCTACAAACTGGGTGCCTGCAAATCTTGGCCAGCTAAAAACACGTTCTTTTGGTGATGATAATTCTAAAAGTATGGATGTGCAACAGCTGAAATCGGCTTTGCCGGCAAATCTGGATTTTCTGATTTTTGATGCATGCTCCATGGCTTCTGTTGAGGTGCTTTATGAACTTCGTAATGTGGCTCCTTACATATTGGCTTCCCCAACGGAAGTGCTTAGTGTGGGAATGCCTTATCATCAAATCGGTCGTTTATTGTATACGCCGGATGTTAAAACGGGACTTACAGAGACCGCTAAAGCCTATGTTGAATATTACCGTCAGAAATCAGGTTTAGAGCAGTCTGCTACCTTTTCTGTGGTCGATACAAAGCAATTGCCATTGCTGGCTCAGGAAACAAAAAAGCTTCTGCAGAATAACCCGGATGTGATTGCTAAAATTGGCAGAAACGGAGTACAGCGTCTGGACCTGGACCCGAACACTCCTGTTTCTGCGTATGATTATGCTGATATGCTGGATAAATATTTCCCTCAGGAGCAATTGGTATCAGTAAAGAGTGCTTTGTCAAAAGCGGTAGTATATAAAGCGAATACACCAAACTTCCTGGGAAAACCCATTAATGCATTTTCAGGACTTTCATGCTATATTCCGATTGAAAGCGAAGCCTATTTAGCTCCTTTTTATAAAACGCTAAGCTGGTCTCAGGATTCAGCATATGGCATGCTGCTTCGCTGGTAA
- a CDS encoding DMT family transporter translates to MDTNKEKWVLLMVLTLIWGSSFILIKKSLQHFNPFEVGALRILIASLILMPLAIKHLKSFPVKHLKWVVVVALCGNFFPMFLFPIAETRISSSIAGIINSMLPIFVIIVGPLLWGINSTKKQMIGVAISFVGACILMLASKNEGGSIEIIPILLLLLATVFYAINVTTVKAKLGSIPAKMLSAYVFSLVLFLPSLVSLAFAGFFTNFKADANFWEGLGFVSLLSVFGTGLAMMLNYRLVNISTPLFSSSVTLLMPIVAVGWGIIDGETLNLVQIGGAMLIVSGLIFLRTGK, encoded by the coding sequence ATGGATACGAATAAGGAAAAATGGGTTCTTCTGATGGTGCTTACTTTAATATGGGGTTCATCATTTATCCTGATTAAAAAATCTCTGCAGCATTTTAATCCTTTTGAAGTAGGAGCATTGAGAATTCTGATTGCTTCTCTGATTTTGATGCCACTTGCCATAAAACACCTGAAGAGCTTTCCTGTAAAACATCTGAAATGGGTTGTAGTCGTAGCGCTTTGTGGTAATTTTTTTCCAATGTTTCTGTTTCCGATAGCAGAAACCAGAATCAGCAGCAGTATTGCCGGAATTATCAATTCTATGCTGCCTATTTTTGTAATCATAGTTGGGCCTCTGCTGTGGGGAATTAATTCGACAAAGAAGCAGATGATTGGTGTTGCTATTAGCTTTGTTGGCGCTTGTATTCTGATGCTGGCTTCCAAAAATGAAGGAGGTTCTATTGAGATCATTCCTATTTTATTGCTTTTACTGGCGACAGTGTTTTATGCTATAAACGTTACAACAGTTAAAGCGAAACTGGGTTCAATTCCCGCGAAAATGTTGTCAGCCTATGTTTTTTCATTGGTATTATTTTTACCTTCACTCGTTTCGCTGGCTTTTGCAGGTTTTTTTACCAACTTTAAAGCAGATGCCAACTTCTGGGAAGGCCTAGGCTTTGTTTCTCTGTTATCTGTTTTTGGGACAGGCCTGGCGATGATGCTTAATTATCGTTTGGTAAATATCTCGACACCTCTGTTTTCCTCTTCAGTGACTTTGTTGATGCCTATCGTTGCTGTAGGCTGGGGAATTATAGACGGAGAAACTTTAAATCTGGTACAGATTGGTGGTGCTATGCTAATTGTTTCAGGTCTTATTTTCCTGAGGACAGGTAAATAA